The proteins below come from a single Eubacterium limosum genomic window:
- a CDS encoding class I SAM-dependent methyltransferase: MKENKYDDDVFFKKYSEMNRSRQGLAGAGEWSELQKLLPDFKDKRVLDLGCGYGWHCLYAAEHGAASVLGVDISEKMLNTAREKNSHERICYRQCAMEDLDFAENSFDVVLSSLAFHYIQDFSALAEKISRFTAPGGDFIFSVEHPVFTAYGTQDWYYDDAGEILHFPVDNYYYEGKRKAVFLGEEVTKYHRTLTTYLDTLLQNGFELQHIVEPQPPVEMLDLPGMKDEMRRPMMLLVSAKRNKKL; the protein is encoded by the coding sequence ATGAAAGAAAATAAATACGATGATGATGTGTTTTTTAAAAAATACAGCGAAATGAACCGCTCCCGTCAGGGCTTGGCAGGCGCAGGGGAATGGTCTGAGCTGCAAAAGCTTTTGCCGGATTTCAAGGATAAGCGTGTGCTGGACTTAGGCTGCGGCTATGGCTGGCACTGCCTGTATGCCGCAGAGCACGGCGCGGCCAGCGTGCTGGGCGTGGACATCTCTGAGAAGATGCTGAATACAGCGAGGGAAAAGAACAGCCACGAGCGAATCTGCTACAGACAGTGTGCCATGGAGGATCTGGATTTTGCAGAAAATTCCTTTGATGTGGTGCTCAGCTCGCTGGCGTTTCATTATATACAGGATTTTTCTGCACTGGCGGAGAAAATAAGCCGTTTTACTGCCCCGGGCGGCGATTTTATCTTTTCGGTGGAGCACCCGGTCTTTACCGCTTACGGCACGCAGGACTGGTATTATGATGACGCGGGTGAAATTTTACATTTTCCGGTAGACAATTATTATTATGAAGGTAAGAGGAAGGCTGTTTTTCTGGGGGAAGAGGTGACCAAATACCATCGGACACTCACCACCTATCTCGATACATTGCTGCAAAATGGCTTTGAGCTGCAGCACATTGTCGAACCCCAGCCTCCGGTGGAAATGCTTGATTTGCCGGGTATGAAGGATGAAATGCGGCGCCCTATGATGCTGTTGGTGTCCGCTAAAAGAAATAAAAAGCTCTGA
- a CDS encoding Mrp/NBP35 family ATP-binding protein — protein MVDEENCTHDCSTCGSDCADREGGAPDFMVKAHPWSQVKKVIGVVSGKGGVGKSLVTSTLAVLLRRKGLSTGILDADITGPSIPKAFGITQKAQGSDKGIYPVKTKTGIDLMSMNLLLENDTDPVVWRGPVIAGAVKQFWSDVIWEYEDYLFVDMPPGTGDVPLTVFQSLPVNGIIIVTSPQELVSMIVEKAVNMANMMDIPILGVVENMSYVECPDCGKKIAVFGESHIDEVAAEKGLKVLAKLPIDPETASLVDAGKIEDFKGDWLDGAADVVAAL, from the coding sequence ATGGTTGATGAAGAAAACTGCACCCATGACTGCAGCACCTGCGGATCAGACTGTGCTGACCGTGAGGGCGGTGCACCGGACTTTATGGTCAAGGCGCATCCCTGGAGTCAGGTTAAAAAAGTAATTGGCGTTGTCAGCGGCAAGGGCGGCGTTGGTAAATCCCTCGTAACCTCCACACTGGCGGTACTGCTCAGACGTAAAGGATTATCTACCGGCATTCTGGATGCCGATATCACAGGCCCGTCCATCCCCAAGGCTTTTGGAATTACCCAGAAGGCTCAGGGAAGCGACAAGGGCATTTATCCGGTTAAGACAAAAACCGGCATTGATTTAATGTCCATGAACCTGCTTTTGGAAAACGACACCGATCCTGTTGTCTGGAGAGGCCCGGTAATCGCCGGCGCGGTAAAGCAGTTCTGGAGTGATGTTATCTGGGAATACGAAGACTATCTGTTTGTGGATATGCCGCCGGGAACCGGCGATGTGCCGCTCACGGTATTCCAGTCACTGCCTGTCAATGGGATTATCATTGTGACCTCTCCTCAGGAGCTGGTATCCATGATCGTTGAAAAGGCTGTAAACATGGCAAACATGATGGACATTCCTATTTTAGGCGTTGTTGAAAACATGAGCTATGTGGAATGCCCGGACTGTGGTAAAAAGATTGCTGTTTTTGGCGAAAGCCATATTGACGAAGTCGCAGCGGAAAAGGGCCTGAAGGTTCTGGCCAAGCTGCCAATCGACCCGGAAACCGCCTCACTGGTGGATGCCGGCAAAATCGAAGACTTTAAGGGAGACTGGCTGGACGGCGCCGCAGACGTTGTCGCCGCTTTATAA
- a CDS encoding YbaK/EbsC family protein, whose protein sequence is MAVDKVKAYFKQYGMEDQVKELTASTATVELAAEAVGVIPARIAKTLSFKRYDECVLVVAAGDTKIDNRKFKDEFGVKAKMLSPDEVLEFTGHAVGGVCPFGIENPDVEVYLDDSLKRFDTVFPAAGSSNSMIELSCDDLFQYSGALSWVDVCRLKE, encoded by the coding sequence ATGGCAGTAGATAAGGTAAAGGCATATTTTAAACAGTACGGTATGGAAGATCAGGTTAAGGAGCTGACAGCTTCAACTGCGACCGTTGAGCTGGCCGCAGAGGCTGTAGGTGTGATCCCTGCCCGAATCGCAAAAACACTGTCCTTTAAACGATATGACGAGTGCGTTCTCGTTGTGGCAGCAGGCGACACAAAAATTGATAATCGAAAATTCAAGGATGAGTTTGGCGTAAAAGCAAAAATGCTGTCGCCGGATGAGGTTTTGGAATTTACAGGCCACGCAGTTGGCGGTGTATGCCCCTTTGGCATTGAAAACCCGGATGTGGAGGTCTATCTGGATGACTCTCTCAAGCGCTTCGATACAGTATTTCCGGCCGCTGGCAGCAGCAATTCCATGATCGAGCTTTCCTGTGACGACCTGTTTCAGTATTCCGGCGCACTGAGCTGGGTGGATGTGTGCAGGCTTAAGGAGTGA
- a CDS encoding DUF5684 domain-containing protein: MITIVPLLLLLWYILTLAAGWKMFEKAGEPGWKSFIPFYNEYTVYKFSWNTMIFWINFICVVLSRLLGNSDMGLLILIAGVLNLLSAVLYVGISYKLAQSFGQDVAFTIGLIILRPVFILVLGFGSADYIGPEGSRSLH; the protein is encoded by the coding sequence ATGATAACAATCGTACCGCTTTTATTGCTGCTGTGGTATATTTTGACTTTGGCGGCGGGATGGAAGATGTTCGAGAAGGCCGGCGAGCCGGGATGGAAATCTTTTATTCCTTTCTACAATGAGTACACGGTGTACAAATTTTCGTGGAATACAATGATTTTCTGGATCAATTTTATTTGTGTGGTGCTGAGCAGACTGCTCGGCAATAGCGATATGGGCCTCCTCATCTTAATTGCCGGTGTGCTGAACCTTCTGTCAGCCGTTCTTTATGTTGGCATCAGCTATAAGCTGGCGCAGTCCTTTGGACAGGACGTGGCCTTTACCATTGGTCTGATCATACTGCGGCCTGTCTTTATTCTGGTGCTTGGCTTCGGAAGTGCGGATTATATTGGCCCGGAAGGAAGCCGTTCTTTACATTGA
- the xylB gene encoding xylulokinase, producing MKKYLLAHDLGTSGNKATLYSTEGELVKSCVHSYDMLVSNNNWVEQRPEDFWNAVCVSTKELVQDIDVNDIAAISFSGQMMGCICVDKEGKALRNALIWADMRATKEEEMIRERISEEDFYHLTGHKISPSYGGQKLMWVKNNEPEIYENTYKMLNCKDYIILKLTGEFVTEYTDASSTNLLDLNKLEWSDRLLEVMGIDREKMPALLKSTDIAGTVTDEAAKACGLVSGIPVVCGGGDGVCAAVGTGCTKEGIAHSCMGTSSWISITTENPIYDEEMRTFTWAHIVPGYVLPTGTMQCGGGSYSWFTKELCKYESLLGEQQGISKYDLLEQEINDSKPGANGLLFLPYLIGERSPRWNPKAKGAFIGLKMETEKKDMVRAVQEGVAFNLGVVMDVFKGKGVAIDDMIVIGGGAQSDAWLQILADVYNINIQKPNYLEEATSMGAAITAGVGVGVFENFDVIDKFLKIEETKTPNTDNQPVYSAMKPIFDEAYFALTGVFDKLSEFTK from the coding sequence ACTCTGTACAGCACAGAAGGGGAACTGGTCAAAAGCTGTGTTCACAGCTATGACATGCTTGTCAGCAATAACAACTGGGTTGAACAGCGTCCGGAGGATTTTTGGAACGCTGTCTGCGTATCCACAAAAGAGTTAGTGCAGGACATCGACGTGAACGACATTGCCGCCATATCCTTCAGTGGCCAGATGATGGGGTGCATCTGTGTGGATAAAGAGGGCAAGGCGCTTAGAAACGCTTTGATCTGGGCAGATATGCGCGCTACTAAAGAAGAAGAAATGATCCGTGAGCGCATCAGCGAGGAAGATTTTTATCATCTCACAGGCCATAAGATCAGCCCGTCCTACGGCGGACAGAAGCTGATGTGGGTTAAAAATAACGAGCCTGAAATTTATGAAAACACCTATAAAATGCTCAACTGCAAGGATTATATCATTCTAAAGCTTACCGGTGAATTCGTCACGGAGTATACGGACGCCTCCTCTACCAACCTGTTGGATTTAAACAAGCTGGAATGGTCTGACCGCCTTTTGGAAGTCATGGGGATCGACCGTGAAAAAATGCCGGCACTGTTAAAATCCACAGACATTGCGGGGACCGTCACAGATGAAGCGGCAAAAGCCTGCGGACTGGTTTCTGGAATCCCTGTTGTCTGCGGCGGTGGCGATGGTGTCTGCGCGGCCGTTGGCACTGGCTGTACCAAGGAAGGCATTGCCCACAGCTGTATGGGTACATCCTCATGGATTTCCATCACCACAGAAAACCCAATCTACGATGAAGAAATGCGCACCTTTACCTGGGCGCACATTGTGCCGGGCTATGTACTGCCAACTGGGACCATGCAGTGCGGCGGCGGCTCCTACAGCTGGTTTACAAAGGAGCTGTGCAAGTACGAAAGCCTGCTGGGCGAACAGCAGGGGATCAGCAAATATGACCTTCTGGAACAGGAAATTAACGATTCTAAGCCAGGAGCCAATGGACTGCTGTTCTTACCTTACCTGATCGGCGAGAGAAGCCCGCGCTGGAATCCAAAGGCAAAGGGCGCCTTTATCGGTCTTAAAATGGAAACCGAAAAGAAGGATATGGTGCGCGCGGTGCAGGAAGGCGTTGCCTTTAACCTGGGCGTGGTCATGGATGTTTTCAAGGGTAAGGGCGTTGCGATTGACGACATGATCGTCATTGGCGGCGGCGCACAGAGCGATGCATGGCTCCAGATTTTAGCGGATGTTTACAACATCAATATCCAGAAACCAAACTACCTGGAAGAGGCGACCTCCATGGGTGCAGCCATTACAGCAGGTGTGGGCGTCGGCGTCTTTGAAAACTTTGACGTCATTGACAAGTTCCTGAAGATTGAAGAGACAAAGACACCAAATACAGATAATCAGCCGGTTTACAGTGCCATGAAGCCAATTTTTGACGAAGCTTATTTTGCGCTGACCGGGGTCTTTGACAAGCTTTCTGAATTTACGAAATAA
- a CDS encoding branched-chain amino acid transporter permease, with protein MIGTSQAFLIVAVVAVCTFITRVLPFALFGRKDPPEWVLYLGRILPPAVIAILVVYCYRNVALNAWPFGLPEFIAMAAVVALHVWKRNNLISIGVGTILYMVLIQVVFV; from the coding sequence ATGATTGGAACTTCACAGGCTTTTTTGATTGTGGCGGTGGTGGCGGTCTGTACCTTTATCACCAGAGTGCTGCCCTTTGCGCTTTTTGGGCGTAAGGACCCGCCAGAGTGGGTGCTGTACCTTGGAAGGATTCTGCCGCCGGCAGTCATTGCGATTCTTGTGGTGTACTGTTACCGCAACGTCGCCCTGAACGCGTGGCCCTTTGGGCTGCCCGAGTTTATTGCCATGGCAGCTGTGGTGGCACTGCATGTCTGGAAGCGGAACAATCTTATCAGCATCGGTGTGGGAACCATATTGTATATGGTTTTAATTCAGGTTGTTTTTGTATAA
- a CDS encoding AzlC family ABC transporter permease yields MKKTLESAFVTTLPVLFGYLFTGIAFGLLLSKAGYGVLWAALISTVVYAGSMQFVLVTFFDGGLSLFTIAMMTFAINIRHSFYGLSFIQKFKEMGKKRLYMIFSLTDETYSLLCSAKTPEGVDEKRYYMAIALMDQIYWIIGSVLGSAAGALITFDTTGIDFAMTALFIVIFVEQWLEAKNHLPALVGLAAGIICLLIFGPGNFILPSLLSSVLLLMLLKARLDVTEEADKADKEQEGVQ; encoded by the coding sequence ATGAAAAAAACACTTGAAAGCGCCTTTGTCACCACCCTTCCGGTCCTGTTTGGCTATCTGTTTACCGGCATTGCCTTTGGTCTGCTTTTAAGCAAGGCCGGCTACGGCGTGCTGTGGGCAGCGCTCATCAGCACGGTGGTATACGCAGGCTCCATGCAGTTTGTACTGGTAACCTTTTTTGACGGCGGGCTGAGCCTGTTCACCATCGCCATGATGACTTTTGCCATCAATATCCGCCATTCCTTTTACGGGCTGTCCTTTATTCAGAAGTTCAAGGAAATGGGGAAAAAACGCCTGTACATGATCTTTTCATTGACCGACGAAACCTATTCACTGCTTTGCTCGGCAAAGACACCGGAGGGGGTGGATGAAAAGCGGTATTACATGGCCATCGCTCTGATGGACCAGATTTACTGGATTATCGGCAGTGTGCTTGGCTCGGCGGCTGGCGCGCTCATTACCTTTGACACCACAGGGATCGACTTTGCCATGACAGCCCTGTTCATTGTTATTTTTGTTGAGCAGTGGCTGGAGGCAAAAAACCATCTTCCTGCCCTGGTCGGCCTGGCAGCTGGGATCATCTGCCTTTTGATCTTTGGCCCTGGCAATTTTATTCTGCCTTCTCTTTTGAGCTCGGTGCTTTTGCTGATGCTGCTTAAGGCGCGGCTGGACGTAACAGAGGAAGCCGATAAGGCAGATAAAGAACAGGAGGGTGTGCAATGA